In a single window of the Deltaproteobacteria bacterium genome:
- a CDS encoding glycosyl transferase, with protein sequence MKFGHFDDDRHEYIIDTPKTPYPWINYLGSENFFSLISNTAGGYCFYRDARLRRITRYRYNNIPIDNGGRYFYIKDGTDFWSPGWKPTKKDLSFYECRHGLGYTTITGERNGLRVTSDFFVPVGHNCEIHHLTIKNTSQNEKHLSLFSFIEFCLWNAWDDQTNFQRNLNTGEVEINGSTIYHKTEYRERRNHFAFYSVNSPIAGFDTDRESFLGAYNNFDNPSVVIEGRACNSQAHGWSPIASHQLDISLVPNSSRSFIFILGYCENEERNKWEKPGIINKSKANEIISHFSTDAAVLKAKEDLRSSWDALLSKYNIKSHDPRLDRMVNIWNPYQCMVTFNMSRSASYFESGIGRGMGFRDSNQDLIGFVHQIPKRARERILDIAATQFEDGNAYHQYQPLTKKGNNDIGGGFYDDPLWLIFGTSAYIKETGDLSILDEQVPFDCNQSNTATLLEHLTRSYKHVLNHLGPHGLPLIGRADWNDCLNLNCFSTTPDESFQTYGDPDGKVAESVFIGGMFVSIAPLYAELLGEKGKDTEATAVMQQVEKMRQTILSHGWDGEWFLRAYDANGKKIGSRECIEGKIYIEPQGYCIMAGIGVKEGFAKKALEKVQEHLETPYGIVLNNPPYSKYHENLGEISSYPPGYKENAGIFCHNNPWIMIAETVLGHGDRAFDLYSKIAPAYVEDRSEIHRMEPYIYAQMIAGKDAVKPGEAKNSWLTGTAAWNYAAITQYILGIKPELHGIIIDPCIPAKWNGFTITRQFRGATYQIEIVNPSHVSKGISSIIVDGKSIEGSLIPDFADGKTHSVVATMG encoded by the coding sequence TTCTTTTCTTTAATCTCTAATACTGCTGGTGGCTATTGCTTCTATCGTGATGCACGTCTTAGACGTATTACTCGCTATCGCTACAATAATATTCCGATAGATAATGGGGGACGTTATTTCTATATTAAAGATGGTACTGATTTCTGGAGTCCTGGCTGGAAACCAACCAAAAAAGATTTATCATTTTATGAATGTCGCCATGGTCTTGGCTACACTACCATTACTGGCGAAAGAAATGGCCTTAGAGTTACATCCGACTTCTTTGTTCCCGTTGGACATAATTGTGAAATCCATCATTTGACCATAAAAAATACTAGTCAAAATGAAAAACACCTAAGCCTTTTTTCTTTTATTGAATTTTGTCTATGGAATGCTTGGGACGATCAAACTAACTTTCAACGTAATTTAAATACCGGTGAAGTGGAAATTAACGGTTCAACAATTTATCATAAAACTGAGTATCGCGAGCGACGTAACCATTTTGCTTTTTACTCAGTTAATTCACCAATTGCTGGTTTTGATACTGATCGAGAAAGTTTCCTTGGTGCTTATAATAATTTTGATAATCCTTCTGTAGTCATCGAAGGGCGAGCATGCAATTCACAAGCACATGGTTGGTCCCCTATAGCTTCGCATCAACTTGATATTTCACTGGTTCCTAATTCATCTCGTTCTTTTATTTTCATTCTTGGTTATTGTGAAAATGAAGAAAGGAATAAATGGGAAAAACCTGGTATTATAAATAAATCAAAAGCCAACGAAATAATCTCTCATTTCTCTACTGATGCGGCCGTATTAAAAGCTAAAGAAGATTTACGATCTAGCTGGGATGCACTCCTGTCAAAATATAATATAAAAAGTCATGATCCAAGACTCGATCGTATGGTTAATATCTGGAATCCTTACCAATGCATGGTGACTTTTAATATGTCGCGCAGTGCATCTTATTTTGAATCAGGCATTGGTCGCGGTATGGGTTTTCGCGACTCTAATCAAGATTTAATTGGTTTTGTACATCAAATACCAAAACGCGCTCGTGAACGTATTTTAGACATTGCTGCAACACAATTTGAAGACGGAAATGCCTATCATCAATATCAACCGCTTACTAAAAAGGGCAATAACGATATTGGCGGTGGATTTTATGATGATCCGCTTTGGCTAATCTTTGGTACTTCGGCATATATTAAAGAGACTGGGGATTTATCTATTCTTGATGAGCAGGTTCCTTTCGATTGTAATCAATCTAATACTGCCACGCTGCTTGAACACTTAACACGTTCATATAAGCATGTTCTTAATCATCTTGGTCCACATGGTCTTCCTTTAATAGGCAGAGCTGATTGGAACGACTGTTTAAATCTAAATTGTTTCTCAACTACACCTGATGAATCTTTTCAAACCTATGGTGACCCCGATGGCAAAGTAGCTGAATCTGTATTCATTGGAGGTATGTTTGTATCTATTGCACCACTTTATGCTGAACTGCTAGGTGAAAAAGGAAAGGATACTGAAGCTACTGCTGTTATGCAACAGGTAGAAAAAATGCGCCAAACCATTCTTTCTCATGGATGGGATGGCGAATGGTTCCTGCGCGCTTATGATGCTAATGGTAAAAAAATCGGTAGCCGAGAATGTATCGAAGGAAAAATATATATCGAACCACAAGGTTATTGTATTATGGCTGGCATAGGAGTTAAAGAAGGCTTTGCCAAAAAAGCATTAGAAAAAGTGCAAGAGCACTTAGAGACTCCTTATGGTATTGTATTGAACAATCCTCCTTACTCAAAGTATCATGAAAATTTAGGCGAAATTTCATCTTACCCTCCTGGCTATAAAGAAAACGCCGGAATTTTTTGCCATAATAACCCATGGATAATGATAGCTGAAACTGTCTTAGGACATGGTGATCGAGCTTTTGACCTTTATTCTAAAATTGCTCCTGCCTATGTAGAAGACCGCAGTGAAATTCACCGAATGGAGCCCTACATTTATGCACAAATGATAGCCGGTAAAGATGCAGTTAAACCAGGCGAAGCTAAAAATTCTTGGCTTACCGGTACTGCTGCCTGGAACTACGCCGCAATTACTCAATATATACTCGGTATAAAACCAGAATTGCATGGCATTATAATTGACCCATGTATCCCTGCTAAGTGGAATGGTTTTACCATAACCAGACAGTTTCGCGGAGCTACATATCAAATAGAAATAGTTAATCCCTCGCATGTAAGTAAGGGTATTAGCTCTATAATAGTTGATGGCAAATCCATTGAAGGTAGTTTGATTCCTGATTTTGCAGATGGTAAAACCCATTCAGTTGTAGCTACGATGGGCTAA